The nucleotide window AGTGGTCACGGGCCGCTGGACGCCGCGCGGGCGTCCAGCGGCCGGTGAGCGCCGGAATAACTAGACAGTATGTATTGTCTACTCGAAATGAGAGGTTCATCCAGTCCGGACGGACCGCGGCCGGAGTCCACCGATACGGGCGAGCCCCCGCCGCAGGCACGACATGAGTGGGAGGCCGGACCATGAACGGCAGGTTCGAGGACAAGGTCGTACTGATCACCGGTGGCGGCTCCGGACTGGGCCGGGCCACCGCGCTGCAGCTGGCCGCCGAGGGCGCGAAGCTGGCCCTCGTCGACGTGAGCGAGCAGGGTCTCGCGGAGACCGCGGCCCAGGTCGAGAAGGCCTCCCCCGGCACCGAGGTCGTGCAGATCGTCGCCGACGTGAGCAAGGATGACGAGGTCCGGGGTTACGTCGAGCGGACGCGGAGCGCCTTCGGCCGTATCGACGGCTTCTTCAACAACGCCGGCATCGAGGGCAAGCAGAACCTCACCGAGGACTTCGGCACCGAGGAGTTCCAGAAGGTCGTCGCGATCAACCTGCAGGGTGTCTTCCTCGGCCTCAAGCACGTCCTGGCCGTGATGCGCGCCCAGGGCAGCGGCCATGTCGTCAACACCGCCTCCGTGGGCGGCATCCGCGGTGTCGGCAACCAGTCCGGGTACGCCGCCGCCAAGCACGGTGTCGTCGGCCTGACGCGCAACTCGGGTGTGGAGTACGGCCAGTACGGCATCACCGTCAAGGCCATCGCCCCGGGTGCCATCATGACGCCCATGGTCGAGGGCTCCCTGAAGCAGCTGGACCCGGTCGACTGGGAGGAGGCCGGCCGTCAGTTCGTCAGCGGCAACCCCGCACGCCGCTTCGGCCGGCCCGAAGAGGTGGCGTACCTCGTGGCCTTCCTCCTGTCGGACCAGGCCTCGTTCATCAACGCCACGACGATCGCCATCGACGGCGGCCAGTCCGAGCAGTACTGAGGCAGGGCGCCCGCTCCCGGCGTCAGACCAGCCCGAGTTCCCGCTCGCCGAGCGGCGCGAAGAACCGTTCCACGTCGGCATCGGTGACCTCGGCGAGGGTGGCCGGTGACCAGCGCGGGGTGCGGTCCTTGTCGACGACCTGGGCCCGGATGCCCTCGACCAGGTCGTGCGTGGTCAGGGCCGCGCACGAGACGCGGTACTCCTGCTCCAGCACCCGCTCCAGTGAGCCGAGCCGCCGTGCGCGTCGCACGGCGGCGAGCGTCACCTTCAGTGCGGTGGGCGACTTGGCGAGCAGGGTCTCCGCCGTCTCCTTCGCGGCCGGGTCGCCGTGCGCGACCAGCCGCCGGACGATCTCCTCCACCGTGCCGGCGGCGAAGCAGGAGTCGATCCACTCCCGCCGCCCGGCCAGGTCACCGTCCGGCGGGGGCCCCGTGTGGCGGTCCAGCGCGTCCCGTACGGGCAGGTCGGCGAGGTCGGCCACGAAGCGCGGAAGCGACGCGGACGGTACGAAGTGGTCGGCGAGCCCGCACAGCAGGGCGTCCCCGGCACCGATGTGTGCGCCCGTCAGGGCGAGGTGGGTGCCCAGTTCGCCCGGCGCGGCGGCCAGCAGGTGGGTGCCGCCGACGTCCGGCACGAAGCCGATGCCGGTCTCGGGCATGGCGATCCTCGACCGTTCGGTGACGACCCGGACGCCGCCGTGCGCGGAGACACCGACCCCGCCGCCCATGACGATGCCGTCCATGACGGCGACGTAGGGCTTGGGATAGTGGGCGATGCGCGCGTTGAGGTGGTATTCGTCGCGCCAGAACGCGGCCGCGGCCGTGCCGTCACCGTCGCGGGCGTCGTCGTGCACAGCCCGGATGTCGCCGCCCGCGCACAGGCCGCGCTCCCCCGCGCCGGTGAGGACGACGGTCTCGACGGCCGGGTCGTGCTCCCACGCGCTCAGCGCCGCGTCGATGCTCCGCACCATGGCGTGGTTGAGGGCGTTGATGGCCCTCGGGCGGTTGAGGACGAGGTGGGCGGCCCGGCCGGTGGTGCGCAGCAGGACGGGTGCCTCGCTGCCGGTCATCCCGAAGCCCCCGCCGTACCGCGGGGCGCGTCGACACGCATGATCTCGTCGGTTCCTTCCAGGTCGCCGGGTTCTGACTGCCGGGTTCTGACTGCCGAGTCCTGACTGCCGGGTTCCGGTGAGGGCGGACCCGTGTGTCCTCGTGATGTCACGGACGATCTTCTCAACGCCACCCGCGGCCGGAGGACGCGGGTCGGCACCCGGGCCCGCCCCTGCGCGGCCCGGCCCGGGTGCCGATCGCCGGACAGGTGTCACCGGCCTCGTCCGGACCACCGCCTGCCCTGGTGTCCCGCGTCCGTACACACCGGCTGCCGCTCCCGGGTAGAAGGCGGGCTGCGGGGTACTCCGGGGCCATGACCATCACAGAAACCGCCCCCCTCCGGGCTGTCGCACTCGTCTGCACCCTGTCGCCCTCGCCCGCCGCGTCCAGCTCGCAGCTGCTGGCCGAGCAGACCATGGCCGCACTCGGCGAGCACGGCGTCACCGGTGAGGTGATCCGTATCGCGGACCACGACGTCAGGCCCGGGGTGGAGAAGGACATGGGCGACGGCGACGAGTGGCCGGCCATCCGGAACAAGGTCATGGACTCCGACATCCTGATCCTCTCCACACCGATCTGGCTGGGCCATCCGTGCAGCACCGCCCAGCGGGTCCTGGAGCGCCTCGACGCCGAGATCTCCGAGACGGACGACGAAGGGCGGATGCTCACCTTCGGGAAGGTCGCCGCGGTGTGTGTCGTCGGTAACGAGGACGGCGCCCACAAGGTCAGCTCGGACCTCTTCCAGGGGCTGAATGACGTGGGCTTCTCGCTCGCCCCGAACGCGGTCACCTACTGGGTCGGGGAAGCCATGAAGGGCGTCGACTACCAGGACCTCGACAAGACCCCCGAGGCCACCTCGGCGACGACGGCCACCCTGGCGGCCAACACGGCCCACCTCGCCCGCACGCTCAGGGGCGCCCCCTACCCGCCCAGCTGACCGGCGGCCCGCCCCGTCGTCCACCCGCGTCCTCAGTCCCGCGTACCCACCAGCCCCATCCGGTGGGCCAGCACGACGGCCTGGACGCGGTCGCGCAGGTCGAGCTTGGTCAGGACGCGTGACACGTACGTCTTGACCGTCTCGCGGCTGATGACCATCCGCTCCGCGATCTCGCTGTTCGACAGCCCCTCGGCGATGAGTTCCAGTACCTCGGTCTCGCGGGGCGCCAGGGCGGACAGTGCCTGTGCCGCGGCATGCCGGCGAGGGCGCCGGATCCGGTCGGCGAACCTGCCGACGAGCTGCCGGGTGACCGCGGGCGACAGCAGGGACTCCCCCGCGTCGACCGTCCGGACGCCGTCCACCAGGTCACGCGGCCTGGAGTCCTTGAGCAGGAAGCCGCTCGCCCCGGCGCGCAGTGCCTCGTACACGTACTCGTCGAGGTTGAAGGTGGTGACCACCAGCACCTTCATGGGTGCGACGACGTCGGGTCCGGCCAGCAGCCGGGTCGCCTCGATGCCGTCCAGCAGGGGCATGCGGATGTCCATCACCACCACGTCCGGGCGCAGTCGCCGGGCGGCCTCCACCGCCGTGCGGCCGTCCCCGGCCTCTCCCACGACGTCGATGTCCGGCTGGGCGTTGAAAATGGTGACGTATCCGGCCCGTACGAGTTCCTGGTCGTCGCAGACCAGGACGCGGATCGGGATCGGCGTCCAGGTGTCCGTGCCGAAGCCGAGGCCGGCGCCGGAACCGGTGCCGTGGTCGGTGCCGGTCATTCCCGCCCCCCGGCTGCTCCGGCCGTCCCGGCCGCTTCGGCTCTCCCGGCCACCGCTGCCGCCGTCCCCGTCCCCGTCCCGGAAGGTATGCGGGCGCGGACGCCGAAGCCGCCGTCCGGCAGCTTCCCGGCGGACAGTTCACCGCCGAGCACACCCACCCGCTCGCGCAGTCCGGTCAGGCCGTGCCCACCGCCCCGGCCCAGCGGGCCGGACCTGGGGACGCCCGCGGTGACGGGTGGCCCTTCGGTGGTCACCTCGACCTCCACCTCGTGGCGGCCGTAGTGGACGTCGACGCGGGTGCGGTGGCCCGGCGCGTGCTTGAGCGCGTTGGTCAGCGTCTCCTGCACCACGCGGTACGCGGCCAGCCGTACCGCCGAGGCCGCCGGCGGCCCCTCCCCCCGTTCCGTGAGTTCCACGGGCTGGCCGGCCGCCCGCGTCTGTTCGACCAGGTCACCCACCTCGCCCGGCCCCGGCGTACGGTCCGCGGCGGACGGCCCGGTCCACGGTCCGCCGGACGTCGTGCCGCCGGACGTCGTCCCGTCGGACGCCATGTCGTCGGACGTGCTTCCGGACGCCTTCAGGACACCCAGCAGGTGCTGCAGATCCGTCAGGGCGTGCCGTCCGGAGTCGCTGATCGCGCCGAGGCCGGCCTCCACCCGCTCGGGTGCGTCGGCGAGCAGGAACCCGGCGGCGTCCGCCTGGATGACCATGGCGGTGACGTGGTGGGTCACCACGTCGTGCAGCTCCCGGGCGATACGGGCCCGTTCGCGCGCCGTCGCGGCCTCCACACTGAGCCGCCGCCGCTCCGCCTCCCCGTCCTGGCGGGCCCGTACGACCGTGCCCACGGCCCAGCATCCCACCAGCACGGTGCAGATGATGGCGAAGTCGGGCACGCGCTGGGGCGACCCCCTGCCGTGCAGCCCGAGCGCGAACAGGGCGTAGGACGCGGTCGCGGCGGCCACACCCAGGGCCCGGTGCGTCCTGTCGGTCCGCCTGCTGTGGGCGCCGACGCTGTAGAG belongs to Streptomyces sp. V3I8 and includes:
- a CDS encoding SDR family oxidoreductase, producing MNGRFEDKVVLITGGGSGLGRATALQLAAEGAKLALVDVSEQGLAETAAQVEKASPGTEVVQIVADVSKDDEVRGYVERTRSAFGRIDGFFNNAGIEGKQNLTEDFGTEEFQKVVAINLQGVFLGLKHVLAVMRAQGSGHVVNTASVGGIRGVGNQSGYAAAKHGVVGLTRNSGVEYGQYGITVKAIAPGAIMTPMVEGSLKQLDPVDWEEAGRQFVSGNPARRFGRPEEVAYLVAFLLSDQASFINATTIAIDGGQSEQY
- a CDS encoding enoyl-CoA hydratase/isomerase family protein, with the protein product MTGSEAPVLLRTTGRAAHLVLNRPRAINALNHAMVRSIDAALSAWEHDPAVETVVLTGAGERGLCAGGDIRAVHDDARDGDGTAAAAFWRDEYHLNARIAHYPKPYVAVMDGIVMGGGVGVSAHGGVRVVTERSRIAMPETGIGFVPDVGGTHLLAAAPGELGTHLALTGAHIGAGDALLCGLADHFVPSASLPRFVADLADLPVRDALDRHTGPPPDGDLAGRREWIDSCFAAGTVEEIVRRLVAHGDPAAKETAETLLAKSPTALKVTLAAVRRARRLGSLERVLEQEYRVSCAALTTHDLVEGIRAQVVDKDRTPRWSPATLAEVTDADVERFFAPLGERELGLV
- a CDS encoding flavodoxin family protein, with product MTITETAPLRAVALVCTLSPSPAASSSQLLAEQTMAALGEHGVTGEVIRIADHDVRPGVEKDMGDGDEWPAIRNKVMDSDILILSTPIWLGHPCSTAQRVLERLDAEISETDDEGRMLTFGKVAAVCVVGNEDGAHKVSSDLFQGLNDVGFSLAPNAVTYWVGEAMKGVDYQDLDKTPEATSATTATLAANTAHLARTLRGAPYPPS
- a CDS encoding response regulator transcription factor, with amino-acid sequence MTGTDHGTGSGAGLGFGTDTWTPIPIRVLVCDDQELVRAGYVTIFNAQPDIDVVGEAGDGRTAVEAARRLRPDVVVMDIRMPLLDGIEATRLLAGPDVVAPMKVLVVTTFNLDEYVYEALRAGASGFLLKDSRPRDLVDGVRTVDAGESLLSPAVTRQLVGRFADRIRRPRRHAAAQALSALAPRETEVLELIAEGLSNSEIAERMVISRETVKTYVSRVLTKLDLRDRVQAVVLAHRMGLVGTRD
- a CDS encoding sensor histidine kinase, translated to MLGSAGSILKTNAPALAARWGTLDVLRRDAVVTVLLAPVVFAPVTAPLGAQFGDLAERPSGLPGALVTAALWLPLVMRRRLPAVCLALVAGAFAVHELVGYPQTCASMGLYVALYSVGAHSRRTDRTHRALGVAAATASYALFALGLHGRGSPQRVPDFAIICTVLVGCWAVGTVVRARQDGEAERRRLSVEAATARERARIARELHDVVTHHVTAMVIQADAAGFLLADAPERVEAGLGAISDSGRHALTDLQHLLGVLKASGSTSDDMASDGTTSGGTTSGGPWTGPSAADRTPGPGEVGDLVEQTRAAGQPVELTERGEGPPAASAVRLAAYRVVQETLTNALKHAPGHRTRVDVHYGRHEVEVEVTTEGPPVTAGVPRSGPLGRGGGHGLTGLRERVGVLGGELSAGKLPDGGFGVRARIPSGTGTGTAAAVAGRAEAAGTAGAAGGRE